The Methanobrevibacter olleyae genomic interval AACTGATCCGAGAAAAATTAGTGATGCTGAAAAATTAGATTATATCTCTGTTGATGAAATGAGAGATTTAGCTACTCATGGTGCTCAAATTTTACACCCTCATGCTTTAAGATTTAAAGACCCAGAAATAAATGCAAAAATTATTGGCTTTGAAAAAGGGGATTTATCTGATCTTGGAACTGCTATTGTTGGCCCTTTTGAAGATTCTATAGGTAAATCTGTAAGTTTGCATCCTGAACCTATCTCTGTAGTAGCTTTAGTTGGAGAAGATTTACTTAATCAGATTGGACTTCTTGCAAAAATGACTACCTTGGTAGCAGATGCTAATATCAATATTTATGGTATTTCTGCAGGTCAAAATTCAATTACTTTATTCTTAGATAAATGTGATGCTGATGAAGCATATCACTTATTACATAATTTAGTTATAGCTGAAGATAGCTTAAGTTCTATTTCTTTAGGCAGAGATATTGCTATGTTAACTATGATTAATCCAGACTTTATTGAAACTCCTGGAGTAATTACTGAAATTACTAATCCACTTAAGGAACAAGGTATAAATATTGTAGAAATCTCATCCTCCCAAACTGCTATTGTTTTATTTATTAATTGGGAAGATGGTAAGGTAGCTTATGATTTAATTAAGGGAGTTTTATAACTTCCGCCTTTATTTATTTAATCTTATAAAGAAGTATTTACTTTTATTTTCTTTCAAGAGAAGTATTATGCTTCTAACGCTTTTTACTGTATATTAATTTTAATTTACAATTATTAAATTTTCGTAAAAAATAATTGGTTTTTATTGGTACGAATTTTATTTAAGTATTTTAAAATTAATATTGGGATTTTTTAAAAATTAAAAATTAAAATAATTAAAGTATTAAAAGTCTTTAATTATTATTTAAATTTATTGGAGTCTTTAAATAGCTCTATATAAATTAATTATTAGATTATTTCATTTGAAGAAATAATTATGTTATAGTAAGGTGTTATTATGCGTTTTGAAGGTACAGCTGTTGCTATGGTCACTCCTTTCTTTGAGGATGGGACTATAGATGAAGAA includes:
- a CDS encoding aspartate kinase; protein product: MELIVAKFGGTSIGNGKRIRKAAQSVVNEFMKGKKVVVVVSAINKTTDDLVLITDESIGKEVTEKQLAEILSMGERTSIRVFSSVLESLGVKSEYIDPSHDLWPVITDNNYGKAKINFDKTEEKSKGLLDLLEQGIIPVICGFLGKSEDGQVTTLGRGGSDVTAFLLGHCLNADDVIIVTDVNGVMSTDPRKISDAEKLDYISVDEMRDLATHGAQILHPHALRFKDPEINAKIIGFEKGDLSDLGTAIVGPFEDSIGKSVSLHPEPISVVALVGEDLLNQIGLLAKMTTLVADANINIYGISAGQNSITLFLDKCDADEAYHLLHNLVIAEDSLSSISLGRDIAMLTMINPDFIETPGVITEITNPLKEQGINIVEISSSQTAIVLFINWEDGKVAYDLIKGVL